Below is a window of Desulfurococcus amylolyticus Z-533 DNA.
TAAAAATCCTTGACCTAGTTAATGCCCCTAACTCAATAATAGCTTGACGATGTAGGAGAATAATTTACTGTATGAACTACCCACGTAGGTAATGTTATCCTTATTCAACACGTAGACAACCATGTATGCCAGGTACATGTATGTGAATGGAGCCAATTGTATGCTGTAGAAACTATACTGTGATCTCCCTCCCATAGCCCATACTATAAGGTAGCCTGTGAATACTCCTACCAGGTAAATCCAGAGGATGCCATACCTCTTGTCCTTGATGATTAACGGAGCCAGCAACACTAGTGATACTAGCACAGTGGACCAAAACGGGTAGAACCCAATAGCTACCACCGTTGGATCCACGTATACAGTAAACCCGTTTACACCTAGAAACCAGTCCCAAGGAGAAGAACTACCCGGACATGGCCCATTACACTTTATGCTTGTATGCCACTCTATAGAACCGAGCAGAGAGTATTTGACCCAGTTGCCTAGACCCATATACCTTATTAATGGTATGGATACGCATGTGAATGCCAGTAGGAATAGTGATGTGGCAGCGAGTATGAATACTATTGTAGTGTAAGCCAGGTTGGCGAAAGAGGGGTTTTTCCTGAGCTCCCTCCTAAGGTAAAGTATTAGTAGTGGTATCAACGTGAATAACCCGGTGAACTTGAATAATCCAGCGATAATGCCGGCTATAAGTGATTCATAGTACTTCCTGTCTACCGCGTAGTGGAATGAGAGTATGGAGAAGAAAGTTGTGAAACCATCTAGGAGTACTATGGAGAAAAGCGTCCTAGTCAATGGATCCACCATGAATAGCAATGAGGTAGCAAATGCAACAACGATATTACCAGTAAGCTTCCTCATAGATGAGTAAACCAGTATTACCGATAATGCTCCAAGCAGCACCACGGGTAGCCTCCAGTATAATGGCTGATCCCCCACTAGGTACATTACGGCCGCAGTGATATACTTGCCTAGCGGCGGGTGCTCTTGGTTGATGTAGTTGTTTATACCATTGTGATCAGGCATCATCCACCCGGGTATTACATCGCTTACACTAATATACTTCTTAATCTCATCGATGAAAAGGGTTAGATTACCCTTGTACCCCGAAGCATAGAATGCCTTTAAATCACTGTAGTCGCTCCGTATGGATACTCCGAGCTTTCCAGCTATCCTCATTATCAGTGAGTAATCTATCTGGCCATTATAGATTATCGTGTAGCCATAGTTATCCTCAGGCATCCTGGGTTCCAATCCGAAAACCTTGACGAGTATAGTGCGTGCGGAGCCTACATACCATACCTCATCAGATACATAGCCCTTACCCATCTTCACCGATTCAAGTTCTTCAAAGTGGTACGCGTTAAGAGCGAAAACCATGATAGCAATCACAGCGATAACAATTACCAGTATTCTCTCCCTAACCAATAAAACCCCCTTCAGCTAAATAGATTACCTACCCTATATTAATAACTGCTCTTGGCGGGCTTGCTAGTTTCTCCACATCTATTCTGGGTTTACATCTGTAAAGAAGAAGGCTAAATGGGAAAAAGTTATTAAGTCTTAGATGTAATTCAAAAAACAGGAGCCGGGGTCGCCTAGCCTGGTAGGGCGCCGGCCTGCTAAGCCGGTGGGGGATTCCCCGCGCGGGTTCAAATCCCGCCCCCGGCGTTGTTTCCACACGGCTTCATTTCATTGATGAGACTGTGTTATCCTTCAGGGCTGAGAGAGGTCAGTAGTAGGTCTATACTGTATACTACTGCTAATGCGTTCCTGAATTGAACCACCCATTGGACTGGGTTGTCTAGGGAGGTTGGCTGAGGCGATGGAACTATGCCTAGGATGCTCGATAAGTAGCTGGAAATAGTTGCCGCCTCAAACCATAGGGCGATGATTAAGGCGTTGGCCGCCTCTATTAGCAGGGTTAATAAAGTGTTTCCACGCATCTTTGTTGCTATTAGTGGGAGGAGCGTGATTACAAGTGTCTGTGGAACCATTTGTGGATGTATGCTGTATAATGAAAACATTAATATTGTAATGTATCTCAAGACCTCCTCTTTATCATGAGTAGTTAGAGGCGGGCTCATAGAGTAGAGCGTTAGCATCAAAAATAGCCATAGTCCAGTGTTGAAAGCATATGCGGCTCCCTCACTCAGCTTTGATGTGAGTAGTAAGAAGACTCCGTTATTAAAGGCTGGTTGAAGCATGTTGTTTAAGATGTAGCCTGGATAATCTGGGGCAAGGAATACGATAATAAAGTATGGGGTTAATCCGAACAGTATGCCTGTGATAACGGATTTCCCCTCCATATTGTCTCTGATTACTAGATATATTAGTAAACCCAGTAAGACCATTGTGAAAAAGTTTATTGACATACCAAGCGCTGAGAATAATCCAGCCTTATCCAGCTTACCCTCCCTAATACTTATCAAGGCCTCGATAATAAATGGTAGCGCATAAGTGTCGAAACCGTAAACACCATAAACCACAATGGTTAAAGCATAGAGCGGGTAGAGCCTGGCAGTGAACCGGGTGGATGCCCTGTAGACACTATAGGTGATCGCAATGGCAGAGAGGATCGAGTGAAGCATGTAGGAGATCGTTAGAAAAACACCTGGTCCAGCCGAGTACTGTAGGCCAAACATGGTGATCAAAGCTAGGATGAAACCTGCGAGGGGAGGCTGGTTTAACCTGTAATCTATAAAGGGGATGACTAGGGCTGATCCACCCCTGCAAAGAGAAAAAGCATCGTTTCTATCTATCCAGAACCAACTGGCTTGATTACATGGCTCACTATAGAACACGTATTTAACTAGGGCGTATACATCATTGTATAGGGGGGAGCCCAGTATCACATGCTTAAAAACCGCTTCCTGGACTTCTATGGGCATATGTAGTATTGTCGATAAAATCACTAGAATAATGGTTACAGCCAACATTAATTTAATGCGGGATTCCAATATCGAACACCATTTATCTTTGTGACATATAGCTTGCTAGCTTTACTCCAACTATGTCCTCCCATTTTATGGAGAGAGCGGATAATAATTGCTCTAACCCGCTCTTCAATAATTCAATATATTTCTCAGGATCTACTTCATGAAGCCTGGTTAACTGTATTGCCTTATAATCGTCCCTGCTCTTTACTTTAACATAGGTTATTATATCGCCTTCCTGCACGCTGATACCATAATCGATTAATTGCTGGGCTGCCTTTACATGTGGTGGCTTCGTTTTATTATAACTTGAAGGAGGCTTGGTTAATGCAACCCTTATCGCTAGATGATCCAATGGTATCTCCTTCCGCTTTAATCCATCATAATATTCTTTCAGCATCTCTCTAAGCCAGTCAACGAACACCACGAAGTTCTCAGGGGTTTCAATAGCCTTCATCTTCTCTAGCATCTCCTTAAATAGCTCCTTAAGAAACTCTGGTGTGTTCCGCTTCTTTGCGACGAGCCCCTTTATCTCGATCCCCCCGTCCTTCATCCTGCCTAGGTAATTCTTTTTCAACCCTGTGAAAACCACGTATGTGAACTCCTTATCCAACTCTATTTCCAAGCCGAGGTTTTCCAGTATCCATTTCTGGAGCATCTCCAGCTGGCTTTGGTTAGGATTCCACACGAAGATAGAGTCTGTGTCGCCATATAATGGCTTTATCCCTAGTTCGGCAGCTTTGAGAATAATTGTTAGAAAAGACTTCCTACCCATGGCTGTAACGCTTTCAGCCACAGCTGGCGAGAATAAGTAGAATCGTTCATCACCGAAGACGCCATAGCTCGCGTTAATGAAGACTTTTATAGCGCGTTGGACAACGTCATACCATGCCAGTAGGTCTTTAGGTAATGTCTTATCCTTTGCTCTCTTCTTGTATATTCCAACTCTAAAATCCCTCAGTATACCCGTGATCTGTGCTGTTAAACCAGGTTTCTCAACGCAGACCACGTGTAGTTTTCTACCCGTTTCATCAATTATATCTATTGTCGACTTACACCAGGGCATATCAACCGTTTCATAGCTTAAATTATATTTTTTAATTATGCTTGGGTACAGTGACGCTATATCTAGTACTGTTACATTGAAGAATATGCCTCGTGGAGGCTCAATTACCAGTGCACCAGCGTATTTCTTACCTTCGATAGTCGCTTTTGTACCTGCTTTACCAGCATACCTTCTTATATCCTCACTATTAGGTATAAGATATCCCAGCCTCCTATGCTCCCAGAAGAACTGGTTCTGTATCCAGTTAGATATCTGTCGTCTACACACATCCTCGATACTTGTTTTGGAAATACGGGCTAGTAGAATCATTAGCTTCCATACAAGCTCGTTGCTGAATATAGTTAACTGTAGAGTTATATCGGCATCCCTCATGTTGTAAGCTATAAGGTGGGATGCCGAGATATCGCCGATCGCCTCCTCAAACCCTATTTTAGATATGCCGATGAGTGCCGAGGACACCGCATCAAGCTTCTCCTCCTGGTACTTGCCTCCAAAGGCATAGTTCTTCACGGCTCTATTCGAGAAGAACTTATAGAGGTCTAGGTGTATCCCTGTATCAATTCTAACCATGTCCTCGCCGAGGATGAATGGGATTGTGTGTCTCGGTATCCCTAGTCTTATGGCCCTTGTATAAATATACATTAAGTCGAAGTTATCCCCATTATAAGTGAGTACTACAGGGTACCTTGAAATAGTCTTGAGAGCTTCAAGGATCAACGCCTTCTCTGAGTCGAATACCTCAACCTCAATATCGACAGGGTAGTCATCAGACATGTAGTCGAATCTCTCTTTGAATCTTCTCCCCAGTAGAAGTACCTTTCTAAAGCCATTATTTGATGAAAGCCCTATACTGATAACAGGGTATTCTCCCTGTCTTGGATTAGGTATTCTACCTTTAAAGGGCGTATACACCTCGATATCGATAGCTATTCTCAATGCTTTTGGCGGCGCTTCCTCAAATAGTAGTAGGTAGTCCTCGGCTAGTTTAAT
It encodes the following:
- a CDS encoding glycosyltransferase family 39 protein — translated: MVRERILVIVIAVIAIMVFALNAYHFEELESVKMGKGYVSDEVWYVGSARTILVKVFGLEPRMPEDNYGYTIIYNGQIDYSLIMRIAGKLGVSIRSDYSDLKAFYASGYKGNLTLFIDEIKKYISVSDVIPGWMMPDHNGINNYINQEHPPLGKYITAAVMYLVGDQPLYWRLPVVLLGALSVILVYSSMRKLTGNIVVAFATSLLFMVDPLTRTLFSIVLLDGFTTFFSILSFHYAVDRKYYESLIAGIIAGLFKFTGLFTLIPLLILYLRRELRKNPSFANLAYTTIVFILAATSLFLLAFTCVSIPLIRYMGLGNWVKYSLLGSIEWHTSIKCNGPCPGSSSPWDWFLGVNGFTVYVDPTVVAIGFYPFWSTVLVSLVLLAPLIIKDKRYGILWIYLVGVFTGYLIVWAMGGRSQYSFYSIQLAPFTYMYLAYMVVYVLNKDNITYVGSSYSKLFSYIVKLLLS
- a CDS encoding DNA-directed DNA polymerase I produces the protein MRSMDTPLHVKESFTSYKVLSKPHYLLGVYYDGRLGKAILEFLDEDGSKLVKIMDPVGHKPYFLTDLSIDEVKSLNDIARDKYVEGFEEVYKTNPLTMKKIRVTKIITRDPLAVKKLRSKMPSNASVWEAKIKYHNNYVYDNGLIPGMKYIIENDGSKPRITLVKPEIPLTLIQSLRELFKNEPEETIKLAEDYLLLFEEAPPKALRIAIDIEVYTPFKGRIPNPRQGEYPVISIGLSSNNGFRKVLLLGRRFKERFDYMSDDYPVDIEVEVFDSEKALILEALKTISRYPVVLTYNGDNFDLMYIYTRAIRLGIPRHTIPFILGEDMVRIDTGIHLDLYKFFSNRAVKNYAFGGKYQEEKLDAVSSALIGISKIGFEEAIGDISASHLIAYNMRDADITLQLTIFSNELVWKLMILLARISKTSIEDVCRRQISNWIQNQFFWEHRRLGYLIPNSEDIRRYAGKAGTKATIEGKKYAGALVIEPPRGIFFNVTVLDIASLYPSIIKKYNLSYETVDMPWCKSTIDIIDETGRKLHVVCVEKPGLTAQITGILRDFRVGIYKKRAKDKTLPKDLLAWYDVVQRAIKVFINASYGVFGDERFYLFSPAVAESVTAMGRKSFLTIILKAAELGIKPLYGDTDSIFVWNPNQSQLEMLQKWILENLGLEIELDKEFTYVVFTGLKKNYLGRMKDGGIEIKGLVAKKRNTPEFLKELFKEMLEKMKAIETPENFVVFVDWLREMLKEYYDGLKRKEIPLDHLAIRVALTKPPSSYNKTKPPHVKAAQQLIDYGISVQEGDIITYVKVKSRDDYKAIQLTRLHEVDPEKYIELLKSGLEQLLSALSIKWEDIVGVKLASYMSQR